From Micromonospora sp. NBC_01699, a single genomic window includes:
- a CDS encoding PadR family transcriptional regulator: MQDVVLAMLAKEPAHGYELRSRMRVVLGPLGEAMNAGQIYVTLARLAKAGLVTSERADGLPDRPDRRVYALTPAGQERVAGWLAEVSWPKPDLTEFHLKLVAAAAGRLADPVALVDAQRREVLRRLRDTQRAALDRSVDPVAGLLLEGVVLRLRADLEWLQACERVWTERDRTERKAGA, translated from the coding sequence GTGCAGGACGTGGTGCTGGCCATGCTGGCGAAGGAGCCGGCGCATGGGTACGAGCTGCGAAGTCGGATGCGTGTCGTGCTCGGCCCGCTCGGTGAGGCGATGAACGCGGGGCAGATCTACGTGACCCTGGCCCGGCTGGCGAAGGCCGGACTGGTGACCTCGGAACGGGCCGACGGCCTGCCGGACCGGCCCGACCGCCGGGTCTACGCGCTGACCCCGGCGGGGCAGGAGCGGGTCGCCGGCTGGTTGGCCGAGGTGAGCTGGCCGAAGCCGGACCTCACCGAGTTCCACCTGAAGCTGGTGGCCGCCGCGGCCGGTCGGCTGGCCGATCCCGTGGCGTTGGTCGACGCGCAGCGACGTGAGGTGCTGCGCCGGCTGCGCGACACCCAGCGGGCCGCGCTGGACCGGTCGGTGGATCCGGTGGCCGGGTTGCTGTTGGAGGGTGTGGTGCTGCGGCTGCGGGCCGACCTGGAGTGGCTACAGGCGTGCGAGCGGGTGTGGACCGAGCGCGATCGGACCGAACGGAAGGCGGGGGCATGA
- a CDS encoding GOLPH3/VPS74 family protein — MTTEAASGSVAEISARIVAGDGYGSIMANVSLAELIALLAYDNDGLARGTDAHLDYGLAGALLIDLALAGRIDVAGRYIVVTNPAPTGDRLMDFALHRLQHDRRAREPRDWIIRFTKDVRAAVLSQLIDAGTLGRETDKMLKVFPRTRYPTHDGSEPPAKAEARRQIRAAATQPDHVDARTMALCGLVSALGWEPHVVPDLPPMQVRNRFAEFRRSVWAANAVQRIIDDARAASTAAATAAGATA; from the coding sequence ATGACGACGGAGGCGGCGAGCGGATCCGTTGCGGAGATCAGTGCGCGGATCGTTGCCGGCGATGGTTACGGTTCAATCATGGCCAATGTGTCACTTGCCGAGTTGATCGCGTTGCTTGCCTACGACAACGACGGCCTGGCCAGAGGCACCGACGCGCACCTCGACTATGGCCTGGCCGGCGCGCTGCTCATAGACCTGGCCCTGGCGGGACGCATCGACGTTGCCGGTAGGTACATCGTCGTCACAAATCCGGCCCCCACCGGTGACCGGCTGATGGACTTCGCGCTTCACCGCTTGCAGCACGACCGCAGGGCCCGCGAGCCCAGAGACTGGATTATCCGGTTTACCAAGGATGTACGCGCGGCCGTGCTGAGCCAACTCATCGACGCAGGCACACTGGGGCGCGAAACCGACAAGATGTTGAAGGTGTTTCCCCGTACCCGCTATCCCACCCACGACGGCTCGGAACCACCAGCCAAGGCAGAGGCCCGCCGACAGATCCGGGCTGCCGCGACCCAACCGGACCATGTTGATGCACGGACAATGGCTCTGTGTGGCCTGGTCAGTGCACTGGGTTGGGAACCACACGTCGTACCGGATCTACCGCCCATGCAGGTGCGCAACCGCTTCGCTGAGTTTCGACGATCGGTGTGGGCTGCAAACGCGGTCCAAAGGATAATCGACGACGCCCGTGCGGCGTCAACAGCAGCGGCAACCGCTGCCGGCGCGACAGCCTGA
- a CDS encoding MerR family transcriptional regulator yields the protein MDMNELYAIGDVARRTGLSVSAVRYYADAGVVTPAASTPAGHRLYDVSAIARLELVRTLRELDAGLDEIRRVLAGEATLRELAATHLALLARQEARLRSRRAVLSAILRQDSTAEQVTLMHKLVGMPDEERDRLIDEFWTEVSTGWEPPERMVEWWRAARPELSEHPTAAQLEAWIELAELVRDTEVRQAVRRELYEVCTTGAGPLMTSSPMLDALEEGAAIGQPVMDAAREQVPPDSPRGREIADRWIKWLTGIFATPDSPGMPDTPEFRIEAADHMLAGAEWDRTPPEPEGPFDRYMELVTAVNNVPPERFPFEWLAAALRASAVPAP from the coding sequence GTGGACATGAACGAGCTGTACGCCATCGGGGATGTCGCCCGGCGGACCGGCCTGAGCGTCAGCGCCGTCCGGTACTACGCGGACGCCGGTGTCGTCACGCCGGCCGCCAGCACCCCGGCCGGCCACCGCCTGTACGACGTGTCCGCCATCGCCCGGCTGGAACTGGTCCGGACGCTGCGGGAACTCGACGCCGGCCTGGACGAGATCCGGCGGGTGCTGGCCGGCGAGGCGACGCTGCGCGAGCTGGCCGCCACCCACCTGGCCCTGCTGGCACGGCAGGAGGCACGGCTGCGCAGCCGTCGCGCGGTGCTGTCGGCCATCCTGCGGCAGGACTCCACGGCCGAACAGGTCACGCTGATGCACAAGCTGGTTGGCATGCCGGACGAGGAACGCGACCGGCTGATCGACGAGTTCTGGACCGAGGTCTCCACCGGCTGGGAGCCGCCGGAGCGGATGGTCGAGTGGTGGCGGGCGGCCCGGCCGGAGCTGTCCGAACATCCCACCGCGGCCCAGTTGGAGGCGTGGATCGAGCTGGCCGAGCTGGTCCGGGACACCGAGGTCCGGCAGGCCGTACGCCGTGAGCTGTACGAGGTGTGCACCACCGGGGCCGGGCCACTGATGACCTCGTCGCCGATGCTGGACGCCCTGGAAGAGGGTGCGGCGATCGGCCAGCCGGTGATGGACGCGGCGCGGGAGCAGGTGCCGCCGGACTCGCCCAGGGGGCGGGAGATCGCCGACCGGTGGATCAAATGGCTGACCGGCATCTTCGCGACACCGGACAGCCCCGGGATGCCGGACACGCCCGAGTTCCGGATCGAGGCGGCCGACCACATGCTGGCGGGCGCGGAGTGGGATCGCACGCCGCCGGAGCCGGAGGGACCGTTCGACCGGTACATGGAGCTGGTCACCGCCGTGAACAACGTGCCGCCGGAGCGGTTCCCGTTCGAGTGGCTGGCCGCAGCACTGCGCGCGTCCGCCGTACCGGCTCCCTGA
- a CDS encoding ABC transporter permease: protein MTGRLLLICRLLVRDLRRRRTETVLLLVAITTATATLTLGLALNELVSRPYEQTRATTAGPDLVVEPARTGPEALAALTPLTTAPGVTGHSGPYPLLFKALTARDLTVRVVIEGRDGTPATLDRPAVTNGTWVRPGGVVVERAFADALDVRTGDTISVDGHPLHVTGIAITAARPAYPYAGWHLPGSILSEAGGLVWVDRGDIATLAGTQPLTYGLNLKLADPRAGISVIDPSHGDPGFRGWRFKTWQEIAEVNGRLNHKAQEALLIGSWLLTVLALAGVAGIVAGRIIGQRRRVGLLKAVGAGPAMIAAVHLAEYLVIGLAAAGTGLTAGWLAAPPLFRPTAGLIGSVGIHPPLRVVAAATALALGIALAATLLPVIRAAATSTIHTLADAATPPRRRRWAIWLSRRLPTPLLIGVRINARRPHRARLVTVNTLITSATLAAVLMAKAQDHTPVPLGYSTLPDRRDERIVQAILLVAVVACVLALLNTIVSSWTAVLDTRQPLAVARALGATPGQAGTGLAVAQLLPAIPGAAAGMPIGIGLYVFFGSGDFQYVPASWMLATALGILLAVAALTAIPALAAARHPVADTLRSAPT from the coding sequence GTGACCGGTCGCCTACTGCTCATCTGCCGACTGCTGGTCCGGGACCTGCGCCGGCGCCGGACCGAGACCGTACTGCTGTTGGTCGCCATCACCACCGCGACCGCGACGCTGACCCTCGGCCTCGCCCTCAACGAACTCGTCAGCCGCCCGTACGAGCAGACCAGAGCCACCACCGCGGGCCCGGACCTGGTGGTGGAGCCGGCACGCACCGGCCCGGAGGCCCTGGCCGCGCTCACACCACTGACAACGGCACCCGGCGTCACCGGACACAGCGGCCCCTACCCGCTGCTGTTCAAGGCACTGACCGCCCGCGACCTGACCGTCCGGGTCGTCATCGAGGGCCGCGACGGCACCCCGGCCACACTCGACCGACCGGCGGTGACCAACGGAACCTGGGTACGCCCCGGCGGCGTGGTCGTCGAGCGAGCCTTCGCCGACGCCCTCGACGTACGGACCGGCGACACGATCAGCGTCGACGGCCACCCACTGCACGTGACCGGGATCGCGATCACCGCGGCCAGGCCCGCATACCCGTACGCCGGTTGGCACCTGCCGGGCAGCATCCTGAGCGAGGCCGGCGGCCTGGTCTGGGTCGATCGAGGCGACATCGCCACGCTCGCCGGCACTCAGCCGCTGACGTACGGCCTGAACCTGAAGCTGGCGGACCCGCGAGCCGGCATCTCGGTCATCGACCCGTCGCACGGCGACCCCGGGTTTCGCGGGTGGCGCTTCAAAACCTGGCAGGAAATCGCGGAGGTCAACGGCCGGCTGAACCACAAGGCGCAGGAGGCCCTGCTGATCGGCAGCTGGCTGCTGACCGTCCTCGCGCTGGCCGGCGTCGCCGGCATCGTCGCGGGTCGGATCATCGGCCAGCGCCGCCGGGTGGGGCTGCTCAAGGCCGTCGGCGCCGGGCCCGCCATGATCGCCGCCGTCCACCTCGCCGAATACCTCGTGATCGGACTCGCCGCCGCCGGCACCGGCCTCACCGCCGGCTGGCTCGCCGCTCCCCCACTGTTCCGCCCGACCGCCGGACTCATCGGCTCCGTCGGCATCCACCCACCGCTGCGCGTGGTGGCCGCCGCCACCGCCCTCGCCCTCGGCATCGCCCTCGCGGCGACCCTGCTACCGGTCATCCGCGCCGCCGCCACCAGCACCATTCACACGCTGGCCGACGCCGCCACGCCACCACGCCGTCGCCGGTGGGCCATCTGGCTGTCCCGCCGGCTGCCCACCCCCCTGCTGATCGGGGTACGCATCAATGCGCGCCGGCCGCACCGCGCCCGGCTCGTCACGGTGAACACCCTGATCACCTCGGCCACGCTCGCCGCCGTGCTCATGGCGAAGGCGCAGGATCACACCCCGGTACCACTCGGCTACTCGACACTCCCCGACCGCCGCGACGAGCGAATCGTCCAGGCCATACTCCTCGTCGCCGTCGTGGCGTGCGTACTCGCGCTGCTCAACACCATCGTGAGCAGCTGGACCGCCGTCCTCGACACCCGGCAACCGCTGGCCGTCGCCCGCGCGCTCGGTGCGACTCCCGGACAGGCCGGCACCGGCCTGGCGGTAGCACAACTGCTACCCGCCATACCCGGCGCCGCCGCCGGAATGCCGATCGGCATCGGACTGTACGTATTCTTCGGCAGCGGCGATTTCCAGTACGTACCCGCCTCCTGGATGCTCGCCACGGCACTCGGAATCCTGCTCGCCGTCGCCGCGCTCACCGCCATCCCCGCCCTGGCCGCCGCGCGTCATCCCGTCGCGGACACCCTCCGGTCCGCACCGACCTGA
- a CDS encoding VOC family protein: MATRLVQINMKARDDAALGAFWAEALGWGVSSEGPGVTNLEPEGFVYPDPVAVCLDLIASQEPKTVKNRVHVDLATTSAAHQAEVVTRLNDLGATSTDIGQGNVPWTVMADPEGNEFCVLDPRPFYRDTGPIAAVVVDCADPRAVARFWSKAMDWALHEVTDDKAVLRSVKGVGPYLEFLRTPDVKTVWNRVHLDVRPYPGDDLEAEAVRLRTLGATAIDLGQDDIPWTVLADPEGNEFCLLTPG, from the coding sequence ATGGCAACCCGGCTCGTTCAAATCAACATGAAGGCTCGGGACGACGCTGCGCTGGGCGCTTTCTGGGCGGAGGCGCTGGGCTGGGGAGTCTCCAGCGAGGGACCGGGCGTGACCAACCTCGAACCCGAGGGCTTCGTCTATCCCGACCCCGTTGCCGTCTGCCTCGACCTCATCGCCTCCCAGGAACCCAAGACGGTGAAGAACCGCGTGCACGTCGACCTCGCCACCACCTCGGCGGCCCATCAGGCGGAGGTGGTCACGCGCCTGAACGATCTCGGCGCAACATCCACCGACATAGGCCAGGGCAACGTCCCATGGACGGTCATGGCAGACCCAGAGGGCAACGAGTTCTGTGTGCTGGACCCCCGACCGTTCTACCGAGACACCGGACCGATCGCTGCGGTAGTGGTCGACTGCGCGGATCCGCGAGCCGTGGCCCGCTTCTGGAGCAAGGCGATGGACTGGGCCCTGCACGAGGTGACCGACGACAAGGCGGTACTGCGCTCTGTCAAGGGCGTCGGCCCATATCTGGAGTTCCTCCGCACACCCGACGTGAAGACCGTGTGGAACCGCGTCCATCTCGACGTCCGCCCATACCCGGGTGACGACCTGGAGGCCGAGGCGGTCAGACTGCGGACTCTCGGCGCCACCGCCATCGACCTGGGCCAAGACGATATCCCGTGGACCGTCCTCGCAGACCCGGAAGGCAACGAGTTCTGCCTCCTCACCCCTGGCTGA
- a CDS encoding ABC transporter ATP-binding protein, with the protein MTGSAALRARGLTKRYGWNNALVRAVDEVDLDVPDGQALAIMGPSGCGKSTLLHLLGGLQRPTDGQVWLADHRIDTMSERALARLRRNTVGFVFQSFHLMDELTAVENVETAALLAGQPPGRARRRALHLLDRVGLADRAAYLPSALSGGQRQRVAIARALSNEPLIVLADEPTGNLDSAATLDVLRLFEELRSTGQTLVVVTHDARIAAVADRVISMRDGAFADDSLLADDSRLTSTSTVYDGRR; encoded by the coding sequence ATGACCGGATCTGCGGCGTTACGGGCGCGCGGGCTCACCAAACGGTACGGCTGGAACAACGCGCTGGTACGCGCGGTCGACGAGGTCGACCTGGACGTGCCCGACGGGCAGGCGTTGGCGATCATGGGACCGAGCGGTTGCGGCAAGTCGACCCTGCTGCACCTGCTCGGCGGGTTGCAGCGCCCGACCGACGGGCAGGTGTGGCTGGCCGACCACCGGATCGACACGATGAGCGAACGGGCCCTGGCCCGGCTGCGGCGCAACACCGTCGGGTTCGTCTTCCAGTCGTTCCACCTCATGGACGAACTCACCGCGGTGGAGAACGTCGAGACGGCCGCGCTGCTGGCCGGTCAGCCGCCCGGTCGGGCCCGCCGACGTGCGCTGCACCTGCTGGACCGGGTCGGGTTGGCCGACCGCGCCGCGTACCTGCCCTCGGCGTTGTCCGGCGGGCAGCGCCAACGCGTCGCCATCGCCCGCGCGCTGAGCAACGAACCGCTGATCGTGCTGGCCGACGAACCCACCGGCAATCTGGACAGCGCCGCCACCCTGGACGTGCTGCGCCTGTTCGAGGAGTTGCGCAGCACCGGGCAGACACTGGTGGTGGTCACCCACGACGCCCGGATCGCGGCGGTCGCCGACCGGGTGATCTCCATGCGCGACGGGGCCTTCGCCGACGACAGCCTGCTCGCCGACGACAGCCGGCTCACCAGCACCAGCACCGTCTACGACGGACGGCGCTGA